The Pseudofrankia inefficax genome window below encodes:
- a CDS encoding zinc-dependent alcohol dehydrogenase translates to MSRAIVFNGDETWELRDLPVPDPQPGGAVLRVEATGLCHSDIDHFRGHVHTSWGGAFPSIPGHEIVGRIERITPEAADKWGVAEGDRVAVWDIAFTPAGHRIYGHDFSVDEGSGLYGGFAEHLELVPGSMVYKLRDDLPADQLTVFEPLSCAVTWVKPVADGDVVVIEGPGHMGMATIVAAKAAGASTVIVTGTAKDRFRLDCALRIGADHVIDVDAEDPVERVREITGGAMAGVVIDAAAGNPVTVNLAMDLVHKGGHVVIAGMKDRPLEGFHSDWIPTRRITLHPGAGLDAAGAVALINEGKVPTAELLGDSFPLERFEEAFALLTRSTPGRDSVRVALRLS, encoded by the coding sequence ATGAGCCGCGCGATCGTGTTCAACGGCGACGAGACCTGGGAGCTGCGCGACCTGCCCGTGCCAGACCCCCAACCTGGGGGCGCGGTCCTGCGCGTCGAGGCCACCGGGTTGTGCCACAGCGACATCGACCACTTCCGCGGCCACGTGCACACCTCGTGGGGCGGCGCGTTCCCCTCGATTCCCGGCCACGAGATCGTCGGCCGCATCGAGAGGATCACCCCCGAGGCTGCGGACAAGTGGGGCGTCGCCGAGGGTGACCGGGTCGCGGTCTGGGACATCGCCTTCACTCCGGCCGGGCATCGCATCTACGGCCACGACTTCTCCGTAGACGAGGGCTCCGGCCTCTATGGCGGCTTCGCCGAACACCTGGAGCTGGTGCCGGGCTCGATGGTCTACAAGCTGCGCGACGACCTCCCCGCCGACCAGCTCACCGTCTTCGAGCCGCTGAGCTGCGCCGTCACCTGGGTCAAGCCGGTCGCCGACGGCGACGTCGTGGTCATCGAAGGCCCCGGGCACATGGGCATGGCCACGATCGTCGCGGCGAAGGCCGCCGGCGCCTCCACCGTCATCGTCACCGGAACCGCCAAGGACCGGTTCCGGCTCGACTGCGCGCTGCGCATCGGTGCCGACCACGTCATCGACGTCGACGCGGAGGATCCGGTCGAACGGGTCCGGGAGATCACCGGTGGAGCGATGGCCGGCGTCGTCATCGACGCCGCCGCGGGCAACCCGGTGACGGTCAACCTGGCCATGGACCTCGTCCACAAGGGCGGCCACGTCGTCATCGCCGGCATGAAGGACCGCCCGCTGGAGGGCTTCCACAGCGACTGGATCCCGACCCGGCGCATCACGCTGCATCCCGGCGCCGGCCTGGACGCCGCCGGTGCCGTCGCGCTCATCAACGAGGGCAAGGTCCCGACCGCCGAGCTGCTCGGGGACTCGTTCCCGCTGGAGCGGTTCGAGGAGGCCTTCGCGCTCCTGACCCGGTCCACCCCCGGCCGCGACTCCGTGCGGGTCGCGTTGCGGCTGAGCTGA
- a CDS encoding sugar phosphate isomerase/epimerase family protein, whose product MAHPRLSVSEMCTYPWPFADELVLWDSLDLSHVGVLDNKLAAYGREQAVSALTARSLRLTTVITNQFELAAPATWDATRDEIRQSIDLAAVVGGCVYLTPGTAPGRSFDELTQALADAVAPCLAHAATRGVRVAIEPTQRTDRSFVHTLRDAVEVADRTGLDLIVDLGNCWREPDLAAAVRHVGDRLAVAQLCDVLAHERGTLPAGTRVVPGDGDMPVDTFLRAVLDTGYTGPFELELVGPAVEAEGLEPATRRAVDRANALLEKELP is encoded by the coding sequence ATGGCACACCCCCGGCTGTCCGTCAGCGAGATGTGCACCTACCCCTGGCCGTTCGCCGACGAGCTCGTCCTGTGGGACTCCCTCGACCTGAGCCACGTCGGCGTGCTCGACAACAAGCTCGCGGCCTACGGGCGCGAGCAGGCCGTCAGCGCGCTGACGGCCCGGTCGCTGCGGCTCACCACTGTGATCACGAACCAGTTCGAGCTGGCCGCCCCCGCGACGTGGGACGCGACCCGCGACGAGATCCGCCAGTCCATCGACCTCGCGGCGGTCGTCGGCGGCTGCGTCTATCTCACCCCCGGCACCGCGCCAGGCCGTTCGTTCGACGAGCTCACCCAGGCCCTGGCGGACGCGGTCGCTCCCTGCCTGGCCCACGCGGCGACGCGTGGTGTCCGGGTGGCGATCGAGCCCACCCAGCGCACCGACCGGTCGTTCGTCCACACGCTGCGCGACGCCGTCGAGGTCGCCGACCGGACCGGCCTCGACCTCATCGTCGACCTCGGGAACTGCTGGCGCGAACCCGACCTCGCCGCCGCCGTGCGCCACGTCGGCGACCGCCTCGCCGTCGCGCAGCTGTGCGATGTCCTCGCCCACGAGCGAGGAACACTCCCCGCCGGAACCCGCGTCGTCCCGGGCGACGGCGACATGCCCGTCGACACCTTCCTGCGCGCCGTCCTCGACACCGGCTACACCGGCCCCTTCGAACTCGAACTCGTCGGCCCGGCGGTCGAGGCCGAGGGCCTCGAACCCGCCACCCGCCGCGCCGTCGACCGGGCGAACGCCCTCCTGGAAAAGGAACTGCCATGA
- a CDS encoding MBL fold metallo-hydrolase — MSAQQQPLNALIVKEGEGEQPAVPLGDGIYASRGISNSYLVTTPDGDLLINTGMYFEADQIRSRFAEVSDHPVRAIVFTQGHPDHVGGWSQLTAPGIETIAHANHADVREYFHNLQPFYARRTGKLWSRDITNVDRSYQPPEPVVTTTFLDSHAFTLGGRRFELYSTPGGETTDSLVVWLPDERILFTGNLFGPLFGHVPNLYTVRGDKIRSAISYLHTVDRVLALAPEVLITGHGEPIRGAEEIRRRLTQLRDATASLRDQTIEGMNAGVDLWTLMGQVTLPPELNIPQGHGKVPWIVRAIWEEHTGWFRYESTTELYHVPPSAIWDELIDLAGGTAPLLARAEAHLAAGRPLEALHFAEIVLSQAPDDPNALRVKLDAHELLLARGGRENFSEVRWLEAEIRDTQEKL; from the coding sequence GTGAGTGCACAGCAGCAGCCACTCAACGCCCTGATCGTCAAGGAGGGTGAAGGCGAGCAACCGGCCGTACCGCTCGGAGACGGCATCTACGCGTCGAGGGGCATCTCCAACAGCTACCTCGTCACCACCCCGGACGGCGACCTGCTGATCAACACCGGGATGTACTTCGAGGCCGACCAGATCAGGAGCCGGTTCGCCGAGGTCAGCGACCATCCGGTCCGCGCCATCGTCTTCACGCAGGGCCATCCGGACCACGTCGGCGGCTGGTCCCAGCTGACCGCCCCGGGCATCGAGACCATCGCGCACGCGAACCACGCCGACGTCCGCGAGTACTTCCACAACCTGCAGCCGTTCTACGCCCGGCGCACCGGGAAGCTGTGGAGCAGGGACATCACGAACGTCGACCGCTCCTACCAGCCACCCGAGCCCGTCGTCACGACGACGTTCCTCGACAGCCACGCCTTCACCCTCGGTGGCCGCCGCTTCGAGCTGTACTCGACGCCGGGCGGGGAGACGACCGACTCGCTGGTCGTCTGGCTCCCCGACGAGCGCATCCTGTTCACCGGCAACCTGTTCGGGCCGCTGTTCGGCCACGTCCCGAACCTGTACACGGTCCGGGGCGACAAGATCCGCAGCGCCATCTCCTACCTCCACACCGTCGACCGGGTCCTCGCGCTCGCCCCCGAGGTGCTGATCACCGGGCACGGCGAGCCGATCCGCGGCGCCGAGGAGATCCGCCGGCGGCTCACCCAGCTGCGGGACGCGACCGCGTCGCTGCGCGACCAGACGATCGAGGGCATGAACGCCGGCGTCGACCTGTGGACCCTGATGGGCCAGGTCACCCTGCCGCCCGAGCTGAACATCCCCCAGGGCCACGGCAAGGTTCCCTGGATCGTGCGGGCGATCTGGGAGGAGCACACCGGCTGGTTCCGCTACGAGTCGACCACCGAGCTCTACCACGTGCCGCCCTCGGCGATCTGGGACGAGCTCATCGACCTCGCCGGGGGAACCGCCCCGCTGCTCGCCCGCGCCGAAGCACACCTCGCGGCCGGACGACCACTGGAAGCACTGCACTTCGCCGAGATCGTCCTGTCCCAGGCGCCCGACGACCCGAACGCCCTGCGCGTGAAGCTCGACGCCCACGAACTCCTGCTGGCCCGTGGCGGCCGGGAGAACTTCAGCGAGGTCCGCTGGCTCGAAGCCGAGATCCGCGACACCCAGGAGAAGCTGTGA
- a CDS encoding sulfotransferase family protein, whose protein sequence is MAVKVLRVEGMREDTRTPAERAALEADERRLLDMSIDAVLEGATRRTGLDDFGSLEFTKRLGLLLAEVEADDNVWRTHKAAFVEHCVSAAANRLLIQRYWKDNPACLDAPIERPINVIALPRSGSTHLENLLAADRRLRHLPVYLAAQPAPKLGELPGPDGVDPRWSRSDARWQRLASNEIFAAMHEHSPDHACGENELQVPDFASYQWEWMANVPHFRDHYLSHDQTPHYRYMKDVLRAVAWQFPSDQRWMLKSNQHSEQLGPLLATYPDATVVMIHRDPVATIRSLLTMRGLALKASQKRFDVDAHVAYWVDRLERMLRGYLRDRDLVPAGQLVELRFDEIVGNDVQAAAGVLERAGLPVTDETRTDIEHYLAAHPRGKRGRVVYDLAGDFGLDAGELRERFAFYTDTVQLSPEVAKERAR, encoded by the coding sequence ATGGCCGTAAAGGTGCTACGCGTCGAGGGAATGCGCGAGGACACCCGCACCCCCGCGGAGCGGGCCGCGCTGGAGGCCGACGAGCGCCGGCTGTTGGACATGAGCATCGACGCGGTCCTCGAAGGCGCCACCCGCCGGACCGGCCTCGATGACTTCGGCTCGCTGGAGTTCACCAAGCGGCTCGGCCTGCTGCTCGCCGAGGTCGAGGCCGACGACAACGTCTGGCGGACGCACAAGGCGGCCTTCGTCGAGCACTGCGTCTCGGCCGCGGCGAACCGGCTGCTCATCCAGCGCTACTGGAAGGACAACCCCGCCTGTCTCGACGCGCCCATCGAACGGCCGATCAACGTCATCGCGCTGCCTCGCTCGGGCAGCACCCATCTGGAGAACCTGCTGGCCGCCGATCGCCGGCTGCGCCACCTCCCGGTCTACCTGGCCGCCCAACCGGCCCCGAAGCTCGGCGAGCTGCCGGGGCCGGACGGGGTCGACCCGCGCTGGTCCCGGTCGGACGCCCGCTGGCAGCGGCTCGCCAGCAACGAGATCTTCGCGGCGATGCACGAGCACTCGCCCGACCACGCCTGCGGCGAGAACGAGCTGCAGGTGCCCGACTTCGCCAGCTACCAGTGGGAGTGGATGGCGAACGTCCCGCACTTCCGCGACCACTACCTCAGCCACGACCAGACCCCGCACTACCGCTACATGAAGGACGTCCTGCGGGCAGTCGCCTGGCAGTTCCCCAGTGACCAGCGGTGGATGCTGAAGTCCAACCAGCACAGTGAGCAGCTCGGCCCGCTGCTGGCGACCTACCCGGACGCGACCGTGGTGATGATCCACCGTGACCCGGTCGCCACGATCCGGTCCCTGCTGACGATGCGCGGCCTCGCGCTGAAGGCGAGCCAGAAGCGCTTCGACGTCGACGCGCACGTCGCCTACTGGGTGGACCGGCTCGAACGGATGCTGCGCGGCTACCTGCGCGACCGCGACCTGGTCCCCGCCGGGCAGCTCGTCGAGCTGCGGTTCGACGAGATCGTCGGCAACGACGTCCAGGCCGCCGCCGGCGTACTGGAACGAGCCGGCCTCCCGGTCACCGACGAGACCCGCACGGACATCGAGCACTACCTGGCCGCCCACCCCCGGGGGAAGCGCGGTCGGGTCGTCTACGACCTGGCGGGCGACTTCGGCCTCGACGCGGGCGAGCTGCGCGAGCGGTTCGCCTTCTACACCGACACCGTCCAGCTCAGCCCCGAGGTGGCAAAGGAGCGCGCCCGGTGA
- a CDS encoding SDR family NAD(P)-dependent oxidoreductase, whose translation MFDLTGRVVVVSGGNAGIGLAFARGAARAGADVVVWGRRAEKNAEAAKDLAGLGHRVLAQEVDVSDETRVVEAMNEVVEELGRVDGVIANAGLMRRERSFVELTSEAWHGLLAVNQHGAFFAMREGARHMKRRYDAGDPGGSLLFCASLSALTGSPGMQHYNASKGAMAAMSRGIAVEAGRYGIRCNVVCPGYTVSETVRIAVDSPLFERNRRYNPSGRAGNADDFEGIGVYFMSDESRYHTGDLVVVDGGWLANAGKTDITELPPWP comes from the coding sequence ATGTTCGACTTAACGGGCCGGGTGGTCGTGGTCAGTGGTGGGAACGCCGGGATCGGTCTCGCCTTCGCGCGGGGGGCCGCCCGGGCGGGCGCGGACGTCGTCGTCTGGGGCCGGCGAGCCGAGAAGAACGCGGAGGCGGCCAAGGACCTCGCCGGTCTCGGTCACCGGGTCCTGGCGCAGGAGGTCGACGTCTCGGACGAGACCCGCGTCGTCGAGGCGATGAACGAGGTCGTCGAGGAACTGGGGCGGGTCGACGGGGTCATCGCCAACGCCGGGCTGATGCGCCGTGAGCGCAGCTTCGTGGAGCTGACGAGCGAGGCCTGGCACGGCCTGCTCGCCGTCAACCAGCACGGCGCGTTCTTCGCCATGCGTGAGGGTGCCCGCCATATGAAACGTCGCTACGACGCGGGCGACCCGGGCGGGTCGTTGCTGTTCTGCGCCAGCCTGTCCGCACTCACCGGCAGTCCCGGCATGCAGCACTACAACGCCTCCAAGGGCGCGATGGCGGCCATGTCGCGGGGCATCGCGGTGGAGGCCGGCCGGTACGGCATCCGTTGCAACGTCGTCTGTCCCGGTTACACGGTGAGCGAGACCGTGCGCATCGCGGTCGACAGCCCGCTGTTCGAGCGCAACCGCCGCTACAACCCGTCCGGACGGGCCGGCAACGCCGACGACTTCGAGGGCATCGGCGTCTACTTCATGAGCGACGAGTCGCGCTACCACACCGGCGACCTGGTCGTCGTCGACGGCGGCTGGTTGGCGAACGCGGGCAAGACCGACATCACGGAGCTGCCGCCATGGCCGTAA
- a CDS encoding IclR family transcriptional regulator produces MARPAPASARATDIVSFLTAHPSRGFTISELVTHLGMNIASAHATLAVLCDSGFVVRDPVHRTYVLGPALAVTGFATLEQHPAIGAAVEQAEVLGDELGTEISVMAAAGRDVIFLARRGPVARAQVLGYPGDRTPMLAPIGAVFLAWAEDEAVSGWLERATLTPALRELYRRVLGEIRDRGYSVPLASIAAPAVIDAIAKLRDEPTDADAEHRLAEVLAKTDEMLLSFESLTGSDKIVVKTVAAPVFDPMGRVLLSLSITGPDHAIAVEDVIELGRRLVQSATIATRQARGRIPGRDLPPTGTTSAGRRR; encoded by the coding sequence ATGGCTCGGCCCGCGCCCGCATCCGCCCGCGCGACGGACATCGTGTCGTTCCTGACGGCGCACCCGTCGCGGGGCTTCACGATCAGCGAGCTCGTCACGCACCTCGGCATGAACATCGCCTCGGCGCACGCGACGCTGGCCGTGCTGTGCGACAGCGGGTTCGTGGTGCGCGACCCGGTCCACCGCACCTACGTCCTCGGCCCCGCGCTGGCGGTCACCGGGTTCGCGACGTTGGAGCAGCACCCCGCGATCGGCGCCGCGGTCGAGCAGGCCGAGGTGCTCGGCGACGAGCTCGGGACGGAGATCAGCGTGATGGCCGCCGCCGGCCGGGACGTCATCTTCCTCGCCCGACGCGGCCCGGTGGCACGGGCGCAGGTCCTCGGCTACCCGGGAGACCGGACGCCGATGCTGGCGCCGATCGGCGCGGTGTTCCTGGCCTGGGCCGAGGACGAGGCGGTCAGCGGCTGGCTGGAGCGGGCCACGCTGACGCCGGCCCTCCGTGAGCTCTACCGGCGCGTTCTCGGGGAGATCCGCGACCGCGGCTACAGCGTGCCCCTGGCGTCGATCGCCGCACCCGCCGTGATCGACGCCATCGCGAAACTGCGTGACGAGCCCACCGACGCCGACGCCGAGCATCGCCTCGCCGAGGTGCTCGCGAAGACCGACGAGATGCTGCTGTCCTTCGAGAGCCTCACCGGCAGCGACAAGATCGTCGTGAAGACGGTCGCCGCGCCGGTCTTCGACCCGATGGGCCGGGTGCTGCTGTCGCTGAGCATCACCGGGCCGGACCACGCGATCGCGGTCGAGGACGTCATCGAGCTCGGCCGACGGCTCGTCCAGTCCGCGACCATCGCCACCCGCCAGGCGCGGGGCAGGATCCCAGGCCGGGACCTGCCGCCGACCGGAACGACGAGTGCCGGCCGGCGGCGCTGA
- a CDS encoding TolB family protein, producing the protein MAVNPHGTGCIGQSVGLQSGGYLPDGHAVSAMVSFAGAPAAPDPASVYAGPQIIIVRTDGTTFPGGDAWKCVTCGVPAANQAGRNEALDYPQPFNDGKRILAGTNVIDCGSFKLADTGCAPGRVHVYPVRFNNTADGSGKGGSIRELRLNPDNVHLGFNSFTFSGGAIGQFGYLGRLTFNPNPTTGTPLAARYDLTSVTRLFDTATDKQTVYVDPAHPGQLTINRNAISVGELRGFSKDGKEVTYIGYPDESSNIDVFAADLTTGKVRRLTSNPEYTDPIDLSPDGDWTVAMDTRGSDRQEFLAGMRGIPPITDLVTPGAVSSVRNNGTRRFFQPILIDRYGDRGTYQGQQINAAGDGSPGAINDPNWNGEADPRWSPDGTAVVYWQALATPPACGGANPLTCETSTEPGGRTARLMIATFTSRKPAPAPTVAPISDTVPWGTPYVPGSPIPTRPFPPTGSYTLAGAKTGTAAVTITENAAKTAIDTIAVRYTNYSDDGLRTLNGTEKVTAAAPSLTVSKLDWYSDLTQTGITPSTKKTSPDGFHLTIDLLTNDFQATGTMTTTINGHAYHQPQNST; encoded by the coding sequence GTGGCGGTCAACCCGCACGGGACGGGTTGTATCGGCCAGTCGGTCGGTCTGCAGTCGGGTGGCTATCTGCCGGACGGGCACGCGGTCTCCGCGATGGTCAGTTTCGCTGGGGCGCCGGCGGCTCCCGACCCGGCGAGTGTCTACGCGGGCCCGCAGATCATCATTGTGCGGACCGACGGCACGACCTTCCCTGGCGGCGACGCGTGGAAGTGTGTGACCTGTGGTGTCCCGGCCGCGAATCAGGCCGGGCGCAACGAGGCCCTGGACTATCCGCAGCCGTTCAACGACGGCAAGCGGATCCTGGCCGGCACGAACGTCATCGACTGTGGGTCGTTCAAGCTCGCCGATACCGGCTGCGCCCCGGGCCGGGTCCATGTCTATCCGGTCCGGTTCAACAACACGGCCGACGGGTCCGGCAAGGGCGGGAGTATCCGTGAGCTGCGGCTGAACCCGGACAACGTCCATCTCGGCTTCAACAGCTTCACGTTCTCAGGCGGCGCGATCGGGCAGTTCGGCTACCTCGGCCGGCTGACGTTCAACCCGAACCCCACCACCGGCACCCCGCTGGCTGCCCGCTACGACCTCACGTCGGTCACCCGGCTGTTCGACACCGCGACCGACAAGCAGACCGTGTACGTCGATCCGGCCCACCCCGGCCAGCTGACGATCAACCGCAACGCGATCTCGGTGGGTGAGCTGCGTGGCTTCAGCAAGGACGGCAAGGAGGTCACCTACATCGGCTACCCGGACGAGTCGTCCAACATCGATGTCTTCGCCGCCGACCTGACCACCGGCAAAGTCCGCCGGCTCACCAGCAACCCCGAATACACCGACCCGATCGACCTCTCGCCCGACGGCGACTGGACCGTCGCCATGGACACCCGCGGCTCCGACCGCCAGGAGTTCCTCGCCGGCATGCGGGGCATCCCCCCGATCACCGACCTGGTCACCCCCGGCGCGGTCTCCTCGGTGCGCAACAACGGGACGCGACGCTTCTTCCAGCCCATCCTGATCGACCGCTACGGCGACCGCGGCACCTACCAGGGCCAGCAGATCAACGCCGCCGGCGACGGCAGCCCCGGCGCGATCAACGACCCGAACTGGAACGGGGAGGCCGACCCCCGCTGGTCACCGGACGGCACCGCCGTCGTCTACTGGCAGGCACTCGCGACCCCACCCGCCTGCGGCGGCGCGAACCCGCTGACATGCGAGACCTCCACCGAACCCGGCGGCCGGACCGCCCGCCTGATGATCGCCACGTTCACCAGCCGCAAACCAGCACCGGCACCCACCGTCGCCCCGATCTCCGACACCGTCCCCTGGGGCACCCCCTACGTCCCCGGCAGCCCGATCCCGACCCGCCCCTTCCCACCCACCGGCTCCTACACACTCGCCGGAGCCAAGACCGGAACAGCGGCCGTCACGATCACCGAGAACGCGGCGAAGACCGCGATCGACACCATCGCCGTCCGCTACACCAACTACTCCGACGACGGCCTGCGCACCCTCAACGGCACCGAGAAAGTCACCGCCGCCGCCCCGAGCCTCACCGTCTCCAAACTCGACTGGTACTCCGACCTCACCCAGACCGGCATCACCCCAAGCACCAAGAAAACCAGCCCCGACGGCTTCCACCTCACCATCGACCTACTGACCAACGACTTCCAAGCCACCGGAACGATGACCACCACCATCAACGGCCACGCCTACCACCAGCCACAGAACAGCACGTGA
- a CDS encoding HAMP domain-containing sensor histidine kinase has product MKIRTRIALMIALSLIVAGSFTSVVNAFAFRNVPYPSVYSFHTALLAEMGVRQQTVVSYIEAHPQELLTTKFDDMRLSNGKTVDEVAREVQQRRLDHALANARRWSFIGLLVVLVGAVATAWVLSGSILRPIRRMTDRARSASASDLGDRVAIDGPQDEVKELADTFDAMLDRLSTAFDAQRRFAGQVAHELRTPLATSTAELAMLLDDTADPDVRQRLRTVAEAVDRGQRLVAQLLVLSRTDLGDLERTTFALDELVGNVLGRVIETPSFSRIRVDVDLRTAEVACDRALLESLARNLLDNSARHNRPDGWVNVTVAPGNDGRTASLSVANSVADRPDGTALPDETAAVPGPAGVGLSIVEAVLRAHGGTIAWSRQPGQVAARVELPLAVS; this is encoded by the coding sequence ATGAAGATCCGCACCCGCATCGCGCTGATGATCGCTTTGAGCCTGATTGTCGCCGGGTCTTTCACGTCGGTGGTCAACGCCTTTGCGTTCCGCAACGTGCCGTACCCGTCGGTGTACTCCTTTCATACCGCGCTGCTGGCTGAGATGGGGGTCCGGCAGCAGACGGTCGTCAGCTACATCGAGGCCCATCCGCAGGAACTGCTCACGACGAAGTTCGACGACATGCGGCTGTCGAACGGCAAGACCGTCGACGAGGTCGCGCGTGAGGTACAACAGCGCCGTCTCGATCACGCTCTCGCGAATGCGCGGCGCTGGTCGTTCATCGGGCTGCTCGTGGTGCTGGTGGGCGCGGTGGCCACCGCCTGGGTGTTGTCGGGGAGCATTCTGCGGCCCATCCGCCGAATGACCGACCGGGCCCGCTCGGCGTCGGCGTCCGATCTCGGTGACCGGGTGGCGATCGACGGCCCGCAGGACGAGGTGAAGGAACTCGCGGACACGTTCGACGCGATGCTCGACCGGCTGTCGACGGCGTTCGATGCCCAGCGCCGGTTCGCCGGGCAGGTCGCGCACGAGCTGCGCACCCCGTTGGCCACGTCGACCGCCGAACTGGCGATGCTGCTCGACGACACGGCCGACCCCGACGTGCGGCAACGGCTGCGGACCGTCGCGGAGGCGGTGGACCGCGGGCAGCGGCTGGTCGCCCAGTTGCTTGTGCTCTCCCGGACCGACCTGGGCGACCTGGAGCGGACCACGTTCGCGCTCGACGAGCTCGTCGGGAACGTCCTGGGCCGGGTCATCGAGACGCCGTCCTTCTCCCGAATCCGGGTCGACGTCGACCTGCGGACCGCCGAGGTCGCCTGCGACCGGGCGTTGCTGGAGAGCCTGGCGCGCAACCTGCTGGACAACAGCGCGCGGCACAACCGGCCGGACGGCTGGGTCAACGTGACCGTCGCCCCGGGCAACGATGGTCGCACTGCGTCACTCTCCGTCGCTAACTCGGTCGCCGATCGTCCCGATGGCACCGCGCTTCCCGACGAGACCGCGGCGGTTCCCGGTCCCGCCGGGGTCGGGTTGTCCATCGTGGAGGCGGTTCTGCGGGCGCACGGCGGCACGATCGCGTGGAGCCGGCAACCGGGCCAGGTGGCCGCCCGGGTGGAGTTGCCGCTCGCCGTGAGCTGA
- a CDS encoding response regulator transcription factor, producing MRVLVVEDDAPLADAVVRGLRRERFAVDVAYGGEEALEKIGVVEYDIVVLDRQLPGVHGDVVCEKIVAERTATRILMLTASDDVSERVEGLMLGADDYLPKPFDMRELVARLRALGRRSPHATVPVLEWRDICLDAGRRTARRGGRDLRLTNREFAVLEALMLAEGAFLSAEQLMERVWDERLDPFSNAVRVTILTLRRKLADPPVIATAPAVGYRLT from the coding sequence ATGCGGGTGCTCGTCGTGGAGGATGACGCGCCGCTTGCCGACGCTGTGGTCCGTGGCTTACGTCGCGAGAGATTTGCCGTCGACGTGGCGTACGGCGGCGAGGAAGCGCTGGAAAAGATAGGTGTCGTCGAATACGACATCGTCGTCCTCGACCGCCAGCTTCCGGGGGTGCACGGCGACGTGGTGTGCGAGAAGATCGTGGCTGAGCGCACAGCGACGCGGATCCTGATGCTGACGGCCTCGGACGACGTCTCGGAACGGGTCGAGGGGCTGATGCTCGGCGCCGACGACTATCTCCCGAAGCCGTTCGACATGCGTGAGCTTGTGGCCCGGCTCCGGGCGCTCGGTCGGCGTAGCCCGCATGCCACGGTGCCCGTGCTGGAATGGCGGGATATCTGTCTCGACGCTGGCCGTCGGACCGCCCGGCGCGGTGGTCGTGACCTACGGCTGACGAACCGCGAGTTCGCGGTGCTGGAGGCATTGATGCTGGCCGAGGGGGCGTTCCTGAGCGCGGAGCAGCTGATGGAACGGGTGTGGGACGAACGGCTGGATCCGTTCAGCAACGCGGTGCGGGTCACGATCCTGACGCTGCGGCGCAAGCTAGCGGATCCGCCGGTGATCGCGACCGCCCCGGCGGTGGGGTACCGCCTGACATGA
- a CDS encoding aldo/keto reductase, giving the protein MKNASLGTLDVSRIGLGAMTMAGVYTTGGGVDDAESIRAIHRALDLGVTHLDTAEIYGPFHSEQVVGQAIKGRRDQVVVATKFGLVSHAGGGPGVIDSSAANVRTAVEGSLKRLGTDHIDLYYQHRVDPNTPIEETVGALAELVTEGKVRHIGLSEAGPATIRRAHAVHPIAALQTEYSLWTRDPEAELLPLLRTLGIGFVPYSPLGHGFLTGAIRTVDDFAADDWRKTNPRFTGANFQRNLRIVDEVQAIATQAGATPAQIALAWLLAQGDDIAPIPGTKRVARVEENTAADHLELTAEQLERLDTLTPAAGDRHDEANMSTVDR; this is encoded by the coding sequence ATGAAGAACGCATCGCTGGGCACGTTGGACGTTTCCCGGATCGGTCTGGGCGCGATGACGATGGCCGGTGTCTACACCACCGGCGGGGGAGTCGATGACGCCGAGTCGATCCGCGCGATCCACCGGGCACTGGACCTTGGCGTGACGCACCTCGACACCGCCGAGATCTACGGCCCGTTCCACAGCGAACAGGTCGTCGGGCAGGCGATCAAGGGCCGTCGTGACCAGGTGGTGGTGGCGACGAAGTTCGGCCTCGTGTCGCATGCCGGTGGCGGGCCCGGGGTCATCGACAGCAGTGCCGCGAACGTGCGCACCGCGGTCGAAGGCTCCCTGAAACGGCTCGGCACCGACCACATCGACCTCTACTACCAGCACAGGGTCGACCCGAACACGCCGATCGAGGAGACCGTCGGTGCCCTGGCCGAGCTGGTCACCGAGGGCAAGGTCCGTCACATCGGCCTGTCCGAGGCCGGCCCCGCGACGATCCGCCGCGCCCACGCCGTGCACCCGATCGCCGCGCTCCAGACCGAGTACTCGCTGTGGACCCGCGATCCCGAGGCGGAGCTGCTCCCGTTGCTGCGCACGCTGGGCATCGGTTTCGTGCCCTACTCGCCGCTCGGCCATGGCTTCCTGACCGGCGCGATCCGGACCGTCGACGACTTCGCCGCCGACGACTGGCGCAAGACCAACCCGCGGTTCACCGGGGCGAACTTCCAGCGCAACCTGCGCATCGTCGACGAGGTCCAGGCCATCGCGACCCAAGCGGGCGCCACGCCGGCGCAGATCGCGCTGGCCTGGCTGCTGGCGCAGGGCGACGACATCGCCCCGATCCCCGGGACCAAGCGCGTGGCCCGGGTCGAGGAGAACACCGCCGCCGACCACCTCGAGCTCACCGCCGAGCAGCTCGAACGGTTGGACACCCTCACGCCAGCCGCAGGCGACCGCCACGACGAGGCGAACATGTCCACCGTCGACCGCTGA